A region from the Drosophila ananassae strain 14024-0371.13 chromosome 2L, ASM1763931v2, whole genome shotgun sequence genome encodes:
- the LOC6501313 gene encoding uroporphyrinogen-III synthase, with protein MSERSKRPVILLKAPTADDLYGPTMRNHNLDPIFIAPSHFVFKNLRTLRAKLMEPHKYAGIIFPSPRCVQAVHEALDRNPLPSCWRPLHNYALGRSTHNAAWFTLQNLPTMGDHAANAHNLCDLIVETFGPKRDLPLLMPCGNGVGQTLRLRLVAQGFRVDGCEAYESQSHPDFAEQMRHALKYKRMETIVFFGPSSVRSSLQFFEKYNVSLKDRKLIAVGAGTRKAMEDAGMQMDAVVDPTDLGQLLRAIKS; from the coding sequence ATGTCAGAGCGAAGTAAGCGACCTGTTATCCTGCTGAAAGCGCCGACCGCAGATGACTTATATGGTCCGACGATGCGTAACCATAATCTGGATCCGATTTTTATAGCGCCTTCCCACTTTGTGTTCAAGAACTTAAGGACACTGCGAGCCAAGCTCATGGAACCGCACAAATATGCTGGGATTATCTTTCCCTCACCGCGATGTGTCCAGGCGGTGCACGAAGCACTGGACAGGAATCCCCTGCCCAGCTGCTGGCGCCCTTTACACAACTACGCCCTGGGAAGGAGCACCCACAACGCGGCCTGGTTTACCCTTCAGAATCTACCCACTATGGGTGATCATGCCGCGAACGCCCATAACCTGTGTGATCTGATTGTGGAGACATTCGGACCCAAGCGAGATCTTCCCCTGTTGATGCCATGCGGCAATGGAGTCGGTCAGACCCTCCGTCTGCGATTGGTGGCCCAAGGCTTTCGGGTGGACGGCTGTGAGGCATACGAGAGCCAATCCCATCCAGACTTTGCTGAGCAAATGCGCCACGCTCTGAAATACAAGCGCATGGAGACCATCGTGTTTTTTGGTCCCTCCAGCGTCCGCAGCTCCCTTCAGTTTTTCGAAAAGTACAATGTCTCTTTGAAGGACCGAAAGCTAATAGCCGTGGGAGCAGGAACCAGAAAGGCCATGGAGGACGCAGGCATGCAGATGGACGCCGTGGTGGACCCCACCGACCTGGGCCAGCTATTGAGAGCAATCAAATCCTAG
- the LOC6501312 gene encoding protein FAM114A2 translates to MANKPKKEEGSGNDWDQSDEDDNWDDWGDDEDKFVHVEPQDEQEKPETRNPTAKATGHLSQKQELGASVQATASPVTATPSTSSPWGLWGGKLSSVLSTATEGLGTITTQVNQGLNQIIGVPDPEEMARINAAERAKDAPESAIEKSKTPANTPEENPEDDSESAAAFGLGFVTNLGSKVINTGLDTLEGIGKKTMTILQDNDPKLMNKRKLLGLEANKPNLSEVLLEAKKDADQMEQSLMQLRLEKQKAQLRFEILFENYCGLVHFEALEILSKESRLKLETLLEAVSGNALAELQETINEVKELLELEDLECESEGDYEAEELGERLEATIADAELGIKFEDVVKHWSQSLEWLNSEEATSADLEEAYAKSIHALSEACALEICKLHKIAELLLVKPHHSTANEVDGVVNLCKQFNGHLQGLSHRYAAVLSSKPDKEDAKSKVSTFFAEMLSAAQFIEKAYKLFTPILQMGAV, encoded by the exons ATGGCAAATAAACctaaaaaagaagaaggaaGTGGCAATGATTGGGACCAGAGCGATGAGGACGACAACTGGGACGATTGGGGCGACGACGAGGATAAGTTTGTGCATGTGGAGCCACAGGATGAACAGGAAAAGCCAGAGACAAGGAATCCCACCGCAAAAGCAACAGGACACTTGAGTCAAAAACAGGAACTAGGAGCTTCCGTGCAAGCTACAGCTTCTCCGGTAACGGCTACCCCCTCGACGTCGTCACCTTGGGGCCTATGGGGCGGAAAGTTGAGCTCCGTTCTGAGCACCGCCACCGAGGGACTGGGCACCATAACCACGCAAGTCAACCAGGGCCTGAACCAAATAATTGGTGTGCCCGATCCAGAGGAAATGGCTCGCATTAATGCCGCTGAAAGGGCCAAGGATGCACCAGAATCTGCCATAGAAAAGAGCAAAACTCCAGCGAATACGCCGGAAGAGAATCCAGAAGATGACTCCGAATCTGCAGCAGCCTTTGGTCTGGGCTTCGTTACAAATCTCGGCTCGAAGGTTATCAACACGGGGCTGGATACCCTCGAGGGcattggaaaaaaaacaatgacCATCTTGCAGGACAATGATCCCAAGCTGATGAACAAGAGGAAACTACTTGGCCTGGAGGCCAACAAACCCAATCTCAGTGAGGTGCTGTTGGAGGCGAAGAAGGATGCTGATCAAATGGAACAATCGCTGATGCAGCTGAGGCTTGAGAAGCAAAAGGCGCAGCTGCGATTCGAGATTCTGTTCGAGAACTACTGCGGCTTGGTCCACTTTGAGGCACTCGAAATCCTGTCCAAGGAGTCGCGCCTCAAACTGGAAACTCTGCTGGAGGCAGTCAGTGGAAATGCCCTCGCAGAACTGCAGGAAACAATCAACGAGGTGAAGGAACTGCTTGAGCTGGAGGACCTCGAGTGCGAGAGCGAAGGGGACTACGAGGCGGAGGAGTTAGGCGAACGCCTGGAGGCCACAATAGCTGATGCGGAGCTGGGAATTAAGTTCGAGGATGTGGTCAA ACACTGGTCCCAGTCGCTGGAATGGCTTAACTCCGAGGAGGCCACCTCTGCCGATCTGGAAGAGGCGTATGCCAAGAGCATCCATGCTCTCAGCGAAGCCTGCGCCCTGGAAATATGCAAGCTGCACAAGATCGCCGAGCTGCTGCTTGTGAAGCCACATCATAGCACGGCCAACGAAGTGGATGGCGTCGTCAATCTCTGCAAGCAGTTCAACGGCCACCTTCAAGGACTCAGTCACAGATACGCTGCCGTCCTGAGCAGCAAACCCGACAAGGAGGATGCCAAAAGCAAAGTCAGCACCTTCTTTGCCGAAATGCTATCTGCGGCACAATTCATTGAAAAAGCCTACAAACTATTTACTCCAATTCTTCAAATGGGAGCCGTTTAA
- the LOC6501314 gene encoding acylphosphatase-2 has protein sequence MALRCDSILVVRIIVSLSLLGYLGANSSNSTKIYNQDVAMAGSGSAKQLFACNFEVFGRVQGVFFRKYTEQTAQKLGLKGWCMNTKEGTVKGQLEGPLPQLNEMKHWLQTKGSPKSVIEKAEFTPSQEIDSASFSRFEIRR, from the exons ATGGCATTGCGATGTGATTCTATTTTGGTTGTCAGAATTATTGTTTCATTGTCTCTATTGGGATATCTAGGTGCAAACAGTTCCAATTCGACGAAAATATACAATCAGGACGTCGCAATGGCAGGATCCGGAAGTGCCAAGCAGCTCTTCGCTTGCAACTTCGAAGTTTTCGGACGAGTTCAAG GTGTCTTCTTCCGAAAG tacACGGAACAAACGGCCCAAAAACTCGGCCTCAAGGGCTGGTGCATGAACACCAAAGAGGGCACTGTGAAAGGGCAATTGGAGGGCCCCCTGCCCCAGCTAAACGAAAT GAAACACTGGCTCCAGACCAAGGGCAGCCCAAAATCTGTAATTGAAAAGGCGGAATTCACACCATCCCAGGAAATTGATTCTGCAAGTTTTTCAAGATTCGAAATTCGACGCTAA